The Chthoniobacterales bacterium region GTAATTCCATTCACCCCACTGTCCGAATTCCTGGCCTTGGAAGAGCAGTTTCTTTCCCGGATGCGCATACATCCAGCCGTAAAAGAGGCGCAGGTTGGCAAATTTCTGCCACATGTCGCCCGGCATTTTTTGAATGAGCGATCCTTTCCCGTGCACCACTTCGTCATGGCTCAGCACCAGCACGAAATGCTCGTGAAACGCATAGATCATCGAGAATGTGATGTCGCCCTGATGATGCCGCCGATAAACGGGTTCCTTTTCCATGTAGGAGAGGAAATCGTGCATCCAGCCCATGTTCCATTTGAAGCCGAAACCGAGGCCGCCGAGGTAAGTCGGACGCGACACACCGGGCCAGGAAGTCGATTCCTCGGCCATGGTCATGATGCCGGGATGCTGCGCGTAGCAGACCTCGTTGAAGCGCTTCAGAAAATGGATTGCCTCCAGATTTTCGCGACCGCCGTGGACATTCGGCACCCATTCGTTAGCTTCTCGGGAGTAATCCAGATACAGCATCGACGCCACGGCATCGACTCGCAGGCCATCGATATGGTACTCCTCCAGCAGGAATAACGCGTTGCCGATGAGGAAATTTCTCACCTCATTGCGTCCGTAGTTAAAAATCAAAGTCCCCCAGTCGCGGTGCTCGCCCTGGCGCGGATCGGAGTGCTCGAAGAGCGCAGTTCCATCGAAATTGGCCAGTCCATGCGCATCTTTCGGGAAATGCCCTGGCACCCAGTCGAGGATGATGCCCACGCCGGCTTGGTGGCAGCGATCCACGAAATAACGGAACTCATCCGGGTTCCCAAAGCGGCTGGTGATCGCGTAATAACCCGTGACCTGATACCCCCACGATCCGTCGAAGGGATGTTCCGCCACGGGCATGAGCTCGATATGAGTGTAACCCATTTCGAGCACGTAACCGAGCAGGCGATCCGCCAGTTCGCGATAGCTCAGAGGCCGGTTGTCCTCCTCCCAGACGCGCTGCCAGGAGCCGAGATGCACCTCGTAAATGCTTACCGGCTTGTTCTGCCAATTCGTCTGCGCACGAGCGGTCATCCAATCCGCATCGGCCCAAGTGTAACGATTGAGATCGAACACCATCGACGCCGTTTTTTCACTGTGCTGGCCATAAAAGGCAAACGGATCGCTCTTCAACTGGATGGTGCCGTGGGCGCCGCGCACCTCAAATTTGTAATGACAGCCCTCGCCAACATTCGGGATGAAAATTTCCCAGATTCCGGCCTCGAGCAATTTCCGCATCGGATGCACGCGCCCGTCCCAGCCGTTAAATTCCCCGACGACGCTCACGCGCTGCGCGTTGGGTGCCCAGACGGCGAAGGCGACGCCCTCGACGCCGTCGATGGTGCGAAGATGCGCCCCGAGTTTTTTGTAGATCTGATAATGATTCCCCTCGGCGAAGAGATGCGTATCCAACTCGCCCAGGACGCGACCGAAGGAAAATGGATCGTCGATTACGAAAACGTCGCCGTGCCAGGGAGTGATTTGCAGCCGGTAGCGAACTGGTTTCGCGCCCACGCTGGCCTCGAAGAAGCCCTGATCGTTCACCTGCGGAGCCTCGGCAATGACTGCACCCGTTACGTCGAGAATTGAGACGGCTTTTGCATCGGGCCGGAAGACGCGGATCACATTCTGACTCCCGACTTTTTGCGGCCCCAGCGCCGAAAACGGGTCTTGGTGGGTAGCGGAGAGGAGCAAACGAAGGTCGTGATCAGCGAGTGTGGAATTCATGGGGTTTGGGGACGATGCAATAGTGGTAGAATGTGCTTTTGATGGATGGCCTGCCAATCGAAATCGCGCCGGATGAGCTGCCGGACGTGCGAACTTGGGGAGCTGGAGAAAAAATGGCTGATTTTCCGCGTAATTTCAATGGGCGATGTAGCGAGATCGAAGACAATGCCGTTTTCTGTGGCGAGATGCGCCAGCGGCTGGGTGGCGGAGGCGAAAATGGGGAGCCCGCGCAAGCCCGCCTCCAGCATGGGCAGGCCGAAACCCTCCTGTTCGCTGGGGAAAAACAAGGCGTCGGCGATGGCATAGAGCGGAGTGAGATCGGACTCAGCGACGGGCCTTTCGTCGGCAAGAAAGTGGATTTCCTCATTCAAATCTAACTCGGCCACGAGCGCGTCGAGTTCTTTGCGATACGCCGCCTGATCCCCGGAAAATGACTCCGCCGCGCCGGAAATGAGCAGGCGGGGGGTGAATCCGAGCCGCTTCAATTCGGATGCAACTTGAATGCCGAGCCCGATGTTTTTGCGGCGCAGCAATCGCGTCGGATGAAACAAAACTGGGAACGCGCCCGGCAATGCAGCCCGCAGTTTTGGTCGATTCTCCAGAAGCGCGCCCGCGAGTTCGCCGACGTTGTCGATGCCGTTGGGAACCACCGTTACGGACGCGTGGCCGGTGAGTTTCTGGTAAGCGATGGCGCGTTCCGGGGAAATGGCGACGACGTGGGCTCCCGTCGGATGCTGGCGCAGGAGGTCGTTTTCCGGGACGACGTAATAAGGATTCACCGCCGCCAGATCGTGAACCCAGGAAATGACGGGCAACGCGCTCGCGGCCAGCACGTGACACGCCGCTGTCGCCGCCGGGCAGAACGGCATGGTGAGGACGTTGTGGACGATGAGAAAACCGAGTTTTTGGAGTTGAATGAAACTCACAAAAGCGTCCCGATTCGAATGGAACTCGCCTGTGTTTTGAAACCCCGGCACCGCGAGCCACGGGAACTCGGCTGCCATTTCGCCCTGACTCCCATCGCAAAGCAGGATGACCTCGTGTCCGTCAATGCGGAAGAGTCTCGTGTGCGCCGCAACGATGCGCTCGACGCCGCCAATCGCCGGGGGCATCGAATAATGCAGCAGGCCAATTTTCATCCGTCCATCGAGTCTGGCACAAATCACCGTGCGCCGACAACCCACTTGATTCTGCGGAATCTTTGGTTATTATCGCACTCCGCTTTTCAGCCCAACGCCAGGGTAGCTCAGTGGTAGAGCAGGGGACTCATAAGCCCTTGGTCGGGAGTTCAATTCTCCCCCCTGGCACCAGCGGGTTTTCGGCAGTCGCGGTCGCGTAATTCTGCTAACCTGCCGCGACTATTGAGCTTTGTAATGGACGCTGACGTTGCGAAAGACATCCGCGCCGCGCTCGGCTGAGAAATAGAAGAGCTGCATCGAGCCGCTGTCGAGTTTCCATTGGTAGCCAACGACCGTCTCCGTGACGTCGCCCGTGGGGGCTTTCTGGCGCGCGATGAGCGTGCCAGGACCGTAGAGCTGCTCGATCTTCGTCCGCACCTCGCCGAGAAATGTATCGTAATGGGCCACGTCCCAAGTGGCGTCCTCGTATTGCAATTCCACCTCCGCGAGCGTGGCCGACTGGAAATAAAACAGCGTCCGCTTCAGTCGTGGCTGGAGCAAGCCCTCCACCGTCCAGACATCGCGCTCGCCGGATTTGCCCTTGCTCACAATCTTCGCGCCGGCACCCTGGAGCAGCGTCGAGAGATGATCGGGCGTCTCGCCCCAGGCGAGTCCAAAGGGAGGACGCACCTCCGCAGCCGGGAGATTTACGATCCCGCCCAGCATTGCCAGCCAACAAAAAAACAGGACCCGTCGCCACATCGATGTTCGCAGTAAAGAGGAGAAGACTGGCGGCGTCAATCGGTGGATTCCTTCTTAAAAGGATTTGGTCGAGCCTCTCGCTTCCGGTGCGAAAATGGATTAGCCGGGCCAGTTTTTACACTAGCCCGACCGGCTTGAATTCGTGTCCAGGAAGAACCGTCTTCAAGCGGGCATTGCCGAGATGTGCGGTGACCACTTCGCCGAGCACATCGCGGAAATCCGTCGTGTGCAAAAGGTCCCGCCCTTGGTGGAGCTGGTCCTTCGCGAGCCCCGGCCATTGGGAAAGAACCGGGCTGGATTTGCCTGCTCGATTGGAGAGATCGCCACCCACGGCCAACATGCAATTGGCCCAGCCGTGGTCGGTGCCGGCAGTGCCGTTTTCAGCGGCGGTGCGGCCAAAGTCGCTGATCGTGAGGAGCAATGTGTCGTTCATTTTCGAGCCGAGATCCTTCGTAAATGCCGCGATGGCGTCGGACAATCCGCCGACGAGATTGCCAAACGCGCCCTCGACGTTTCCCTGATTTTGATGCGTGTCCCAGCCGCCGTAATCGATCTCGACGACTTCGACTCCGAGTCCGCATTTGATCAGCCGCGCGGCTTCTGCGAGACGTTTGCCAATGGTCGTTTTCGGGTATTCAGCGCCTGGCGTATAAACGCCAGCAGTGGCGCGCTGGATCTGATGCATCCCGTCGAGCGTCGTCTGCGCGGTCTCGGCGAGAAGGTCGCGGGCGGCGTTTTTTTCCTGGCGCGGCTCGACGCAATACGCGTGTTCCAAGGCGGCGGAAATAGAGGCGTCGTCACTCTGTTTCGAGGACGGAAACGATAGATCAGAAATCCCTTCCAGCGCAAACGCCGGAGCTTTGCCGCGAAGAATCCTTGGGAGATTATCGCCGATGGAAACCGCCCGCACCGGGCCATGTCCCGTCGAGGTGAGCAAGTGGCGATTCAGCCAGCCATCGGAACTGACTGTGTTGCCGATGACCCCCGTTTCCCAGACGTCCTGCTCCTCGAAATGCGAGCGCGTATTCAGCGCATAACCGACCGCGTGGAGTCCCATCGCCGTGCCGTCTTTGAAGAATGGCAGCAGCGCCGCCGCCTTCGGATGCAGCCCAAAAAATCCGTCGATGTCGAGCGCGCCACCCTCGGTTCCGGGAGCTTTGATCCCGATGCTTTTGCGAATGGCGGCGTAACCAGGATCGGCAAACGGCACGAGAAAATTCAGCCCGTCCATGCCGCCGCGCAGAAAAATGACGACCAAAGTTTTTCCCTGGGTCACGATAGCTGGCGCGTTGCTGCCGAGAATGTTGCCCGGTGAAATGCCGCAGTAAAGGGCGAGAGCACCAGTGGATTTCAGGAAAAAACGGCGTGAGATATTCATGGTAGTTAGCGGAGTCCGGCTTCGGGGGTTTGGCAGAGAAAATTAACGATCAAGCGGGAACGCGCGTCGCCGGTCGGTTCGGTTTTGGCGAGCAGCTCTATGGCGGCTTGGTTGGAGGTTTCGCTGAGGCAGGCACCGAGAAGCCGGGTGGCGGTGAAATCGAGCATTCGCTGGGTTTGCTCGGGGGTGAGTTTCTTTTCATCGCGCCACGTTTTTGGAATCACGGAAAGGAGTGGACCCTCGATTTTTTGACCCAATCTCCAACGCTGCATCAATGCATTGGAACTCACGTAATCCGAGTCGGCCGCCGAATAGCCGTCCGGTGTCGAGTGATCGAAAAGCCCCATCCCGCTGCGGCGCAAAAAGTCAGCAATCGGGCTCGTTTCCTCCAGCCGAACGGCTCGGGCCATGCGCAATGAAAAATCCAGCGGAGTTGCAATCCGCCGGGGCGCAGCGGCAAATTCCGGGCTCTGCACCATCGCAGTCATCAGCGCCTTCATGTCGCCGCCGGTCTTCAAATAGACCAGTCCCATTTTCTGAACGAGTGAGGCGGGAGCCGGATCGGAAACATAATGCTCGGCCAGTTTGCGCGAGATAAATTCACCGGTGCTCGGATACGAAGCCAGCATGTCGAGCGCCATCTCGACGCGGGCAAAACGCTCCTCGGGCGCGGCCTTGGGAAACTCTAGACCGAGAATCTGCGTGGGAGCCCCGGCATTCAAATCCGGGTCGTATCGAAACTCACCGACGAGGTCGCCGCCGGTGCCTTCGAGGTCGCCTTGCTCGGCCATGCTCCAGCCGGTGAGCAGGCCCGCAAGCGCCGTGACATCGGATTGGGTGTAGCCACCTTTAACCCCGAGCGTGTGAAGTTCCATGATTTCGCGGGCATAATTTTCATTGAGCCGACCGGCAAAACTCCGCTGCTGATCGAGATAGAGCAGCATCGCCGGGCTCATCGCCGAAGTGAGCAGCAAATCAGAAAACGATGCGACTCCGATGCGAGCAAAGGCCTCGTGCTCGCGACGTTTTTTCTCACGCCCAGTCTTCTCGATCCAGGTGGAAAAATGGTTCTCCGTCCAGAGAACGAATCGGTCGCGGACCGGATTTGGATCGACCACTGCTTCGTAGAGAACCTGGCGCACGAGATTGTTGCTGGCGTCTTCACCCGCGAAACGTTGATTGATCGCGGAACGCACGATGGCGCGCTGATTGGCGTCGGGAGCGAGGGCGGAAGCGAGCCATTGGGCCGGACCTTGAGTGAGCAACGGCAGCAGATCGGCAGGCGATGCTCCGAAGCCCAGACGATCCAAGAGCGCGACGGCTTTGGCATAATTTCCAGTGGCGGGTTCGCGTTTGGCGCTGACGAAAATTTCCTTCGTTGTGGAGGCCGTCTTTTTGCCATCCGCATCGAAGGCGACGACCTGCAAACGATGGCTCCCCGGCTTCAGCGAACGCGTCAGTAAAGGGAGTAAGACCGGATTCAGGCCATCGGAAATATCGGTCGCCAGATTCTGCGGAATGTCGTCGATCACGAGGTCCGCCGTGGCCAATCCATCGGGCGCGGAGAACTGCGCGACGACCGCGTCGGAGAGGCCGGCAGCCTGATTTTGCGGCCAGTATTTGAGGGCGACGCTGGCTTTTTGCGGAGTGGTTGACTCTGTGAGTTTGATGGCGCGCAGCCAGAAATTGCGGTCATTTTTGCGGCCATCGGATTCGTCGTTTATGAAGCGCACGACGAGTTCCTTGGGACCGGTAGGCAGCGAGAAATTGCCCGCGCGCACCTCGCTCCATTCGGGTTTGATTTCACTCTGGAGGACGGCGGTTTCCTTTCCATTGACTCGCAGCGCGACCTCGGCCATCGGCAGAACTTTGTAAAACTGGCCCTTCGCCAGCAACGAGAGTTGGAAATTTCCCGTCAGCGTTTCCGGCAGGCGCAGGACGGATTCGCCATTCGTAAACCATGCCGCCGAATCGGCGAGACGCTTGCCCTCTTTCTCGTAGCGTTTCGCCATTTCGCCATCCCAACCAGGATCGAACATCGTAAAATATTCCACCCGCCGCGTGGTCGGCGGTTTTGGGCCATCGAGAACGAGAGTCTGCGGGGCCGATTCGACCCAGGCTCCGACGGCGTCCTGTGAGCGGAGTTGCACTGTATTCTGGCCCGGATTCAGCATTCCGGGATCGATTGTGTAAACCAGCGACGGCCCACTTTCCGAGGCGACTTTCGTTTTATTCACCCAAAGCCCAATCTCCGGGAAACGCGTGGCTGCGGGATCGTCCATGCGGCATTGCGCCTTCAACGTCACCGGACCCGCCACGCTGCGTCCGTCGAAAATACTTGAGAAATTCACCTTGAATCCACTCGCGCCCACGCGAACTGGCGTCGCTGCATCGGACATCATTGGGGCCATCATCATCATTGGCGCATCGCCTTCCCCGGCAACGGCGGGACCTGCGCTGACTTTGGCAAATTCGTAGCGATCCAGATACAGGTTGCGATCCACTTTGCCGTTGCTGAAATCATTCTGAAAACGCACGCCGACGATGTGCGAACCCACGTCCAGATGCACCGGCAATCCGAGCGGCGCACGACGCCAGATGTGATCGCTCACGCGTCCGTTGGTGACCGGTTTCGGGAGGTCGTCGAGTCGCAACGTCATCGTCGGATATGCACCGACCGCCGCATCGCCACGGGCAACGACCATCATCTGATATTCGCCCGCTTCCTTGATATCGATGGAAGTCAGCCAGACTGGCTCGGGACTGGTATTGCGCACACACGCGCCACTGGAAGCGGAGTCGTCCTTGCCGACGACAGGAGTTTTCAAACCGTATTTTTCCGTGCGCGGTGTGTTGATCGTATCCTCGCATTCGCCGGCGATTAGTTCCTCGACTTTGGGTGCAATCACCCGCACGCGCACCGGCTCCGCAGCGATGGGAGCGGAACCTTTCACCACCACTTCGAGATTCAGATCGGTCTCGCCGGAACTCATGCGAGTGGTATCGACTGAGAAAACAAAATGCCGCCCCGGTCCTTTCGGCACGGCGGCCAGTGGCTCGGGAAATACCTCCGTGCCATTTGCCAGCCGCAACACGGCGGTCGCTTCCGTTCCATCGGGCACGAAACAATCCGCCGTCACCGCGACCTGACCCCACACGGCCGCTCCCGCGAGCGGCGCGACGATCCGGGGTTCCAGGACGAGTTTGGGCGTGGTCTCCGGGGTGATTTCCAAGGCCAGCGATGCGCCGCCCATTTTCAGGGTGGCGCGGCCCGGCTTGAGCGCGCGAATGCGGAGATAGCCGACGGGCTGTTGATCGAGAATTTTCCCTGGCAGGACGACTTCAACCTGATCGGCGGGCGTGACAATCGGTTGCAACTCGGCTGGGGCGAGGTCGGTGCCGGAGCGTTGAAAGGCGATCATCTTGGTCCGCCCGGCCTCGACTTGAATCGTGGGTGAGGGGAATCGAACTCGCATGGCCGGAGCCACCGCGCGCGCTTCGCTGGCCAGCAAAAGCAGCAGAAGAAAATGGCAAAAGCCTTTCATGACGGGCGAGAGGAGGGGAAGGAAACAGGGCAATTTACAATGTTAGCAATCCGCGTCCAACCTGTAAAAACACGACCGCGCCGGAAGCCGGGGTCTGGCTGAAATATGCACGCAATTTGCCCCGTCTTTCCGAAAAATATAAAATCATTCCCACTCTTTTAGCCGCATCAAATCCATGCCTGCATCATCGACTGAAGTCAAAAATGCCAACGTCTGCTCCACCGGAATCGAGGGGCTCGACCAAATCCTCCGGGGCGGACTGCCGCTCCACCGCTTTTACCTCGTGCAGGGCGATCCCGGTGTGGGCAAAACCACGCTCGGGCTCAACTTCCTTCTGGAGGGCGTCAAGGGCGGGGACAAGGGACTCTACATCACGCTTTCCGAGACGCACGACGAACTGGTCGAAGTCGCCAAATCGCATGAATGGGATCTAACTCAAATCTCGATTTTGGAGTTGTCGGCACTTGAGGAAACGCTCTTCGCGGAGGCGCAGAACACGCTTTTTTATCCGGCGGAAGTCGAGTTGAACCAGCTAGCGCAGATCCTCATGGAGCGCGTGGTGGAGGTCAATCCGGGGCGCGTGATCTTCGACTCGCTCTCCGAGTTGCGGCTGCTCGCGCAAAATCCGTTGCGCTACCGCCGGCAGTTGCTGGCCTTGAAGCAATTCTTTAGTGGCCGCAAATGCACCGTGCTCGTGATGGACGACCGCACCAGCGAAACCTCCGATCGCGAGGTGCAAAGCATCGCCCACGGTGTGATCAAACTCGAGCAGATGGCCCCCGAATACGGCGAGTCGCGCCGGCGCATTTCCGTCGTGAAAGTGCGCGGGGCCGTCTTCAGCGGCGGCTACCACGATTACGTCATCAGGCAGGGCGGACTTGTGGTCTATCCTCGGCTCACAGCGGCGGAAAAACAGGGAGTCTTCCCCAGCGGCGCAGCCTCGGGCGGCATCCCGGAGCTCGATCAGCTCCTCGGCGGCGGCCTCGATCGCGGCACGAGCACCCTCTTTATGGGACCGCCCGGAACCGGCAAATCGACCCTCGGCGCGCAGTTTGCCGTGGCGGCTGCGGAGCGCGGGGAAAACTCCATCGTCTTCACTTTCGACGAAAAAGTGGAGACCTACATCCACCGGGGCGACTCCATCGGACTTGGGGTTAGCCGTCAGATCGACGCTGGCCGGATCAACGCCATACAGATCAACCCCGCCGAGCTGTCTCCGGGGGAATTTGCCAACTGCATTCGCGCCGCCGTCGAGGAAAAGCAGGCCCGCGTAGTCATCATCGACAGCCTCAACGGCTACCTCAATTCCATGCCCGAGGAATCTTTCCTCGCCGTGCAGATGCACGAGTTGCTCAGTTATCTGGCGCAGCGGGGGATCGTCACCATTCTCATCCTCGCGCAAAACGGCCTCATCGGCGCCGCCATGCAATCGCCCGTGGACATCACCTACCTGGCCGACACCGTTGTCATCCTGCGCTACTTCGAGGCCGAGGGCACGGTGAAAAAAGCCATTTCCGTGATCAAGAAACGCAGCGGCGACCACGAGCGAACGATCCGCGAGTTTGCGATCACCCCCGACGGCATTCAGGTCGGCGCACCGCTCAATGCATTCCATGGCGTCCTCTCCGGCATCCCCACTTTCCAGGGGCAGGGCGATGCCCCGACGCCAAGCCAGCACCCGCATGGACCTCTCTAACGCGAGCGACCGTGGCGGGCATCTGTCCCCAGATGCCTCGGCCGGGCCACCCGGCGACGAATGCATCTTCGTCCTCGCCCCGCTGGGACGCGATGCGGAGCTGGCCAGCGCCGCACTGGCTCAAGCCGGGTTCAGCACCCGCATCTGCCGCGATCTGCCCGACATCATCGACCGCCTGTCGAACGCCGGCGACGACTGCGGCGCGGTGCTCATTGCCGAGGAATCGCTCCTCACCAGCGAGGTTGCGCGCTTCACCGGGTATCTCGAAAGCCAGCCCGCGTGGTCCGATCTGCCCGTCGTCATTCTCACCCAGGGCCGCATCACCAGTGAGTTGAGTCCGAGCCTGCTCCAGCGGTTCGCCCCGCATGGAAATATCACCCTGCTCGAGCGCCCCCTGCGCGTCATCACCCTGCGCAGCATTATGGAAGTCGCCTTGCGCGCCCGCCGCCGCCAATACGAAGTGCGCGACCTCATTCGCGAGCGCGAGGCCGTCCTTTCCAGCGAACGCGCCGCGCGCACCGAGGCCGAAAAGGCCAATCGCATGAAGGACGAGTTTCTCGCCACCCTCAGCCACGAATTGCGCACCCCGCTCAACGCCATCCTCGGCTGGACCTCCATCCTGCGCGGCGTCCCCGAGGATCGCATGGAACTCGAGCAGGGCCTGGAAATCATCGAGCGCAACGCCCGCGCGCAAGCCGTCATCATCGACGACCTGCTCGACATGAGCCGGATCATTTCGGGCAAGATCAACCTCGAAGTCGTCGGCATCCACCTCGGCGCGCTCATCGAGTCGGCGGTGAAAACCGTGCGACCCGGAGCCGACGCCCGCGAGATTGCACTCGAAGTCGCCATTGATCCCTCGCTCGGCGCATTCTGCGGCGACCCGAATCGATTGCAGCAGGTCTTTTACAACCTGCTCACCAACGCCATCAAATTCACCCCGCCCGGCGGCTCCGTCCGCGTGAACCTGCGGCAACTCGAGGCTGCGGTGGAAGTCAGCATCCGCGACTCCGGCATGGGAATCGAACCCGAGTTTTTGCCCCTCGTCTTCGACCGCTTCCGCCAGGCCAACGCCAGCAGCACCCGCAAACACGGCGGCCTCGGCCTCGGCCTCGCCATTGTCAAAAACCTCATCGAACTCCACGGCGGCCAGGTGCGGGCCGAGAGCGCCGGCCTCGGCTGCGGCTCCACCTTCATCGTCACCCTGCCCGTCAGCCACAAGTCGAGTCAGACCCCGCTCACCACGCCCGAACTCCTGCCCACCCTCGATCCCGCCGGCGTCCCACCCGACGCCCGGGAGCCATGGAAGTCCGCCCCGCGCCTCGACGGCATCCACGTTTTGGTCGTCGATGATGAACCCGACACACTCTCTATGATGCGCCGGTTCCTCCAGGAAAGCGGCGCGCAAGTCACCACCGCCTCCTCAGCGGCGGATGCCTTTGCCGCGTTTCAATCCGGCCCGCCCGACATCCTCGTCAGCGACATCGGCATGCCTGGGGAAAACGGCTACTCGCTCATCCGCCGGGTGCGCGCCCTGCCCGTCGAACACGGCGGCGTCGTCCCGGCGGTGGCCGTCACCGCCTACGCCCGCGCCGAGGACCGGGAGCAAGCCGAGCAAGCCGGTTTCAACGACCACCTCACCAAACCCATCGACGCCGCCCGCCTCCTCGACCTCCTCGCCAGCCTCACCTGTGCTGCGGATTAACGGGTGATATGGCAGTCCCGTCCCGAGTTACGGCGGAACGTATGCCCGGCAGCGCAAAGTGGTTTAGCGCGAGCAAAAAGATGTTTCCCCGAGCCGGAGACATGGTTCCTGAGGGCGAATCCACGGTGCTCCAGCTCCCGGACACGTTACCCGGCGGCCAAGACAGGTTTCCCGAGCCGATGGACACGGTGCTCAAGCCCGTAGACACGTTGCGCATGGGCAAAGACACAGTCCCTGATGGCACGGACACGTTTTTCCGGCCCCTCCACACGTTCCCCGACCCCGCAGACACGTTCCTCACCCCCCAAAACACGTTTTCCGTTCGGATGACCAATTTGGCGCAAGTGCTTGGGAAGAGGGGAGTTGCAACGAAATCACCGTCCGGGGTGCACTCGCCTAGCGCATCGACCACCGGTGAGCCAGCGGCCCAGCACCCAGGCGGCCCAGCCGATGGGGAAAAGGGTTCCCCATTGTTGAAAAAAGGTCGGGGCCGGGTGGGCGCGGAAGGCGATTTTGCCGGTGAGGATGCCGGGGTGGCCGGGCTCGAGTTGTTGCAGGACGCGGCCCTGGCGGTCGATGAAGGCGGTGACTCCGGTGTGCGCGCAACGGATGAGGGGCAGGCCGGTCTCGGGGGCGCGAAAGAGGGCGTTCTGGAAGTGCTGGCGCTCGACCACGGGGTCGGCGAAGAGGCTGTCGTCGGTGAGATTGAGCAGGATGTTGGCTCCGGCGGCTGCGTTGTCGCGGGCGAGCGAGGGGAGGGTGTCCTCGACGCAAATGAGCGAGCCGAGCCGGGTGTCGCTGCCGATCAGCCAGAGCGGCGCGGAGGAGGTTCCTCGGGAGAAATCGCTCTCGTAGAAGGGGAGCAAGTGGCGTTTCCGATAGGTCTGCATCCCCCGCCAGCCGGGCGGGAAGGCAAAGGCGCTGTTGTAGGAGCCGTCGGGCGAATGTTCCTGACTGCCGGTGATGAACCACACAGGGACGTTTTCCAGATCGAGATCGAACTCGACTGCGAGCTTTTTCAGGACCGGGAGCGAGTCGAGGAGGGGAGCGCCGGGGGCGGATTCGGGCCAGACGATGAGGTCGGGATTTTGCAGAAGCGCGAGGGTGCTGAGGTGCATGTATTCGCGGAGTGGGTCCTTGGCCGTCGCCGCCTGGACGAGGGAAACTTTGATCTCGCGGTCGTTGGTGTGATCGAAGGAAAGGCTCACGCCATAGCCAAACGACCCGAGGACGAGCGCGAGGCCGAAGGTGAAATCAGAGCGCGAGGCGAAGGTCAGCCGGCCCGCCTCGGCGATGAGGCGCGAGATGGTGGTGACGACGATGACGTTGCTAAAAACGATGAGCCACGAGAGGAATGGAACTCCGCCCACGGAGGCGAGCTGGAGAAACGGGATATTGGTATGGAGCGCGACTCCGAGGCCGTTCCAGGTCATGCCGCCAAAGAGGCAGCCGCGCAGCCATTCCAACAAAGCCCAAGCCGAGGCGAGGGTGATCGCGACGGCGAGACTGGTGATAGATCGACGCCA contains the following coding sequences:
- a CDS encoding nitrilase-related carbon-nitrogen hydrolase is translated as MKLFLRNSWPWLAAIFSGIMLTFSFAPYEQDWLVWLALIPLLCAAWFGKLSGSKRFLVGWLGGVFFFGMTFFWLGKVTAAGWFGLTVYLAIYPAIWTWLAGLPACRIPLSKLVPGQSPWRRSITSLAVAITLASAWALLEWLRGCLFGGMTWNGLGVALHTNIPFLQLASVGGVPFLSWLIVFSNVIVVTTISRLIAEAGRLTFASRSDFTFGLALVLGSFGYGVSLSFDHTNDREIKVSLVQAATAKDPLREYMHLSTLALLQNPDLIVWPESAPGAPLLDSLPVLKKLAVEFDLDLENVPVWFITGSQEHSPDGSYNSAFAFPPGWRGMQTYRKRHLLPFYESDFSRGTSSAPLWLIGSDTRLGSLICVEDTLPSLARDNAAAGANILLNLTDDSLFADPVVERQHFQNALFRAPETGLPLIRCAHTGVTAFIDRQGRVLQQLEPGHPGILTGKIAFRAHPAPTFFQQWGTLFPIGWAAWVLGRWLTGGRCARRVHPGR